In Pseudoliparis swirei isolate HS2019 ecotype Mariana Trench chromosome 11, NWPU_hadal_v1, whole genome shotgun sequence, a genomic segment contains:
- the osr1 gene encoding protein odd-skipped-related 1, giving the protein MGSKTLPAPVPLHPSLQLANYALLQSSTGLQLPADHFHSIYSFSALHAIHLHQWTLGYPPLALPRCTISKLPAQFSSMASLPMFPHLLQSKQDSVGLLQSSKNKPRFDFANLAAAATQEDHLKAEDLSMSGATAAAAQASSHHPTSAGLACLLDVTKLSSPERKSSRGRLPSKTKKEFVCKFCGRHFTKSYNLLIHERTHTDERPYTCDICHKAFRRQDHLRDHRYIHSKEKPFKCQECGKGFCQSRTLAVHKTLHMQVKELKPAKIK; this is encoded by the exons ATGGGCAGCAAGACTCTACCAGCACCGGTCCCTCTCCACCCGTCCCTCCAGCTTGCTAACTACGCCCTCCTCCAGAGCTCCACTGGCCTCCAGCTGCCAGCAGACCATTTCCACAGCATCTACAGCTTCAGCGCCCTACACGCCATCCACCTCCACCAATGGACACTGGGCTACCCGCCTCTGGCCCTGCCCCGCTGCACCATCTCCAAGCTGCCTGCCCAGTTCTCCTCCATGGCCTCTCTCCCCATGTTCCCTCACCTCCTGCAGTCCAAGCAGGACTCGGTGGGACTGCTGCAGAGCTCCAAGAACAAACCCCGCTTTGACTTTGCCAATCTGGCAGCTGCAGCCACTCAGGAGGATCATCTGAAGGCAGAAGACCTGAGCATGTCAggcgccaccgccgccgccgcacagGCTTCATCTCATCACCCGACTTCCGCCGGCCTCGCCTGCCTCCTGGATGTTACCAAACTGTCCTCGCCGGAGCGCAAGTCCAGCAGGGGCCGACTGCCTTCCAAGACCAAGAAAGAATTTGTCTGCAAGTTCTGCGGCCGCCATTTTACCAAATCCTACAACCTTTTGATCCACGAGAGGACGCACACGGACGAGAGGCCGTATACCTGTGATATCTGCCACAAGGCCTTCAGGAGACAGGACCACCTCCGGGACCACAG GTACATCCATTCCAAAGAAAAGCCCTTCAAGTGTCAGGAGTGTGGGAAGGGCTTCTGTCAGTCCAGGACTCTGGCGGTCCACAAGACATTACACATGCAGGTCAAGGAACTGAAGCCAGCCAAGATCAAGTGA